Proteins from a single region of Ailuropoda melanoleuca isolate Jingjing chromosome 15, ASM200744v2, whole genome shotgun sequence:
- the PACSIN2 gene encoding protein kinase C and casein kinase substrate in neurons protein 2 isoform X2: MNCLHERARIEKAYAQQLTEWARRWRQLVEKGPQYGTLEKAWTAVMSEAERVSELHLEVKASLMNEDFEKIKNWQKEAFHKQMMGGFKETKEAEDGFRKAQKPWAKKLKEVEAAKKAYHAACKEEKLATSRETNSKADPSLNPEQLKKLQDKVEKCKQDLLKTREKYEKSLKELDQGTPQYMENMEQVFEQCQQFEEKRLRFFREVLLEVQKHLDLSNVASYKNIYRDLEQSIKAADAVEDLRWFRANHGPGMSMNWPQFEEWSADLNRTLSRREKKKAADGVTLTGINQTGDQALQNKPSSDLSVPSNPARSAQSLSSYNPFEDEDDTGSTVSEKEDIKAKNVSSFEKTQSYPTDWSDDESNNPFSSTDANGDSNPFDEDATSGTEVRVRALYDYEGQEQDELSFKAGDELTKIEDEDEQGWCKGRLDNGQVGLYPANYVEAIQ; this comes from the exons ATGAACTGCCTGCATGAACGGGCGCGCATCGAGAAGGCATACGCACAGCAGCTCACGGAGTGGGCGCGGCGCTGGAGGCAGCTCGTGGAGAAGG GGCCCCAGTATGGGACGTTGGAGAAGGCCTGGACGGCGGTCATGTCCGAGGCGGAGAGGGTGAGCGAGCTGCACCTGGAGGTGAAGGCCTCTCTGATGAATGAGGACTTCGAGAAGATCAAGAACTGGCAGAAGGAAGCCTTTCACAAGCAGATGATGGGAGGCTTCAAGGAGACCAAAGAAGCCGAGGACGGCTTTCGGAAGGCACAGAAGCCCTGGGCCAAGAAGCTGAAAGAG GTAGAAGCAGCAAAGAAGGCCTACCACGCGGCGTGCAAAGAGGAGAAGTTGGCCACATCACGAGAAACCAATAGCAAAGCAGACCCATCCCTCAACCCTGAACAGCTTAAGAAGTTGCAAGACAAAGTAGAAAAATGCAAGCAAGACCTTCTGAAG ACCAGAGAGAAGTACGAGAAGTCCTTAAAGGAGCTTGACCAGGGCACGCCGCAGTACATGGAGAACATGGAACAGGTGTTTGAGCAGTGCCAGCAGTTTGAGGAAAAGCGTCTGCGCTTCTTCCGGGAAGTTCTGCTGGAGGTTCAGAAGCACCTAGACCTGTCAAACGTGGCCAG CTACAAGAACATTTACCGAGACCTGGAGCAGAGCATCAAAGCCGCCGATGCGGTGGAGGACCTGCGGTGGTTCCGAGCCAACCACGGGCCAGGCATGTCCATGAACTGGCCACAGTTTGAG GAGTGGTCTGCAGACCTGAATCGAACTCTCAGccggagagagaagaagaaggctGCTGATGGTGTCACCCTGACAGGCATCAACCAGACGGGCGACCAGGCTCTGCAGAACAAGCCCAGCAG tGACCTTAGTGTCCCGAGCAACCCCGCACGGTCAGCGCAGTCATTGTCCAGCTACAACCCCTTCGAGGATGAGGACGACACGGGGAGCACCGTCAGTGAGAAGGAGGACATTAAGGCCAAAAA CGTGAGCAGCTTCGAGAAGACCCAGAGCTACCCCACTGACTGGTCCGATGACGAATCCAACAACCCGTTCTCCTCCACGGATGCCAACGGGGACTCAAACCCATTTGACGAGGACGCCACCTCGGGGACAGAAGTACGGGTCCGGGCGCTTTACGACTACGAGGGGCAGGAGCAGGATGAGCTGAGCTTCAAGGCGG GGGACGAGCTGACCAAGATAGAGGACGAGGATGAACAGGGCTGGTGCAAAGGACGCTTGGACAACGGGCAGGTCGGCCTGTACCCAGCCAATTACGTCGAGGCGATCCAGTGA
- the PACSIN2 gene encoding protein kinase C and casein kinase substrate in neurons protein 2 isoform X3 encodes MSVAYDDSVGVEVSSDSFWEVGNYKRTVKRIDDGHRLCSDLMNCLHERARIEKAYAQQLTEWARRWRQLVEKGPQYGTLEKAWTAVMSEAERVSELHLEVKASLMNEDFEKIKNWQKEAFHKQMMGGFKETKEAEDGFRKAQKPWAKKLKEVEAAKKAYHAACKEEKLATSRETNSKADPSLNPEQLKKLQDKVEKCKQDLLKTREKYEKSLKELDQGTPQYMENMEQVFEQCQQFEEKRLRFFREVLLEVQKHLDLSNVASYKNIYRDLEQSIKAADAVEDLRWFRANHGPGMSMNWPQFEEWSADLNRTLSRREKKKAADGVTLTGINQTGDQALQNKPSSVSSFEKTQSYPTDWSDDESNNPFSSTDANGDSNPFDEDATSGTEVRVRALYDYEGQEQDELSFKAGDELTKIEDEDEQGWCKGRLDNGQVGLYPANYVEAIQ; translated from the exons GTTGGGAACTACAAGCGGACCGTGAAGCGGATAGACGATGGCCACCGTCTGTGCAGCGACCTCATGAACTGCCTGCATGAACGGGCGCGCATCGAGAAGGCATACGCACAGCAGCTCACGGAGTGGGCGCGGCGCTGGAGGCAGCTCGTGGAGAAGG GGCCCCAGTATGGGACGTTGGAGAAGGCCTGGACGGCGGTCATGTCCGAGGCGGAGAGGGTGAGCGAGCTGCACCTGGAGGTGAAGGCCTCTCTGATGAATGAGGACTTCGAGAAGATCAAGAACTGGCAGAAGGAAGCCTTTCACAAGCAGATGATGGGAGGCTTCAAGGAGACCAAAGAAGCCGAGGACGGCTTTCGGAAGGCACAGAAGCCCTGGGCCAAGAAGCTGAAAGAG GTAGAAGCAGCAAAGAAGGCCTACCACGCGGCGTGCAAAGAGGAGAAGTTGGCCACATCACGAGAAACCAATAGCAAAGCAGACCCATCCCTCAACCCTGAACAGCTTAAGAAGTTGCAAGACAAAGTAGAAAAATGCAAGCAAGACCTTCTGAAG ACCAGAGAGAAGTACGAGAAGTCCTTAAAGGAGCTTGACCAGGGCACGCCGCAGTACATGGAGAACATGGAACAGGTGTTTGAGCAGTGCCAGCAGTTTGAGGAAAAGCGTCTGCGCTTCTTCCGGGAAGTTCTGCTGGAGGTTCAGAAGCACCTAGACCTGTCAAACGTGGCCAG CTACAAGAACATTTACCGAGACCTGGAGCAGAGCATCAAAGCCGCCGATGCGGTGGAGGACCTGCGGTGGTTCCGAGCCAACCACGGGCCAGGCATGTCCATGAACTGGCCACAGTTTGAG GAGTGGTCTGCAGACCTGAATCGAACTCTCAGccggagagagaagaagaaggctGCTGATGGTGTCACCCTGACAGGCATCAACCAGACGGGCGACCAGGCTCTGCAGAACAAGCCCAGCAG CGTGAGCAGCTTCGAGAAGACCCAGAGCTACCCCACTGACTGGTCCGATGACGAATCCAACAACCCGTTCTCCTCCACGGATGCCAACGGGGACTCAAACCCATTTGACGAGGACGCCACCTCGGGGACAGAAGTACGGGTCCGGGCGCTTTACGACTACGAGGGGCAGGAGCAGGATGAGCTGAGCTTCAAGGCGG GGGACGAGCTGACCAAGATAGAGGACGAGGATGAACAGGGCTGGTGCAAAGGACGCTTGGACAACGGGCAGGTCGGCCTGTACCCAGCCAATTACGTCGAGGCGATCCAGTGA
- the PACSIN2 gene encoding protein kinase C and casein kinase substrate in neurons protein 2 isoform X1, with protein sequence MSVAYDDSVGVEVSSDSFWEVGNYKRTVKRIDDGHRLCSDLMNCLHERARIEKAYAQQLTEWARRWRQLVEKGPQYGTLEKAWTAVMSEAERVSELHLEVKASLMNEDFEKIKNWQKEAFHKQMMGGFKETKEAEDGFRKAQKPWAKKLKEVEAAKKAYHAACKEEKLATSRETNSKADPSLNPEQLKKLQDKVEKCKQDLLKTREKYEKSLKELDQGTPQYMENMEQVFEQCQQFEEKRLRFFREVLLEVQKHLDLSNVASYKNIYRDLEQSIKAADAVEDLRWFRANHGPGMSMNWPQFEEWSADLNRTLSRREKKKAADGVTLTGINQTGDQALQNKPSSDLSVPSNPARSAQSLSSYNPFEDEDDTGSTVSEKEDIKAKNVSSFEKTQSYPTDWSDDESNNPFSSTDANGDSNPFDEDATSGTEVRVRALYDYEGQEQDELSFKAGDELTKIEDEDEQGWCKGRLDNGQVGLYPANYVEAIQ encoded by the exons GTTGGGAACTACAAGCGGACCGTGAAGCGGATAGACGATGGCCACCGTCTGTGCAGCGACCTCATGAACTGCCTGCATGAACGGGCGCGCATCGAGAAGGCATACGCACAGCAGCTCACGGAGTGGGCGCGGCGCTGGAGGCAGCTCGTGGAGAAGG GGCCCCAGTATGGGACGTTGGAGAAGGCCTGGACGGCGGTCATGTCCGAGGCGGAGAGGGTGAGCGAGCTGCACCTGGAGGTGAAGGCCTCTCTGATGAATGAGGACTTCGAGAAGATCAAGAACTGGCAGAAGGAAGCCTTTCACAAGCAGATGATGGGAGGCTTCAAGGAGACCAAAGAAGCCGAGGACGGCTTTCGGAAGGCACAGAAGCCCTGGGCCAAGAAGCTGAAAGAG GTAGAAGCAGCAAAGAAGGCCTACCACGCGGCGTGCAAAGAGGAGAAGTTGGCCACATCACGAGAAACCAATAGCAAAGCAGACCCATCCCTCAACCCTGAACAGCTTAAGAAGTTGCAAGACAAAGTAGAAAAATGCAAGCAAGACCTTCTGAAG ACCAGAGAGAAGTACGAGAAGTCCTTAAAGGAGCTTGACCAGGGCACGCCGCAGTACATGGAGAACATGGAACAGGTGTTTGAGCAGTGCCAGCAGTTTGAGGAAAAGCGTCTGCGCTTCTTCCGGGAAGTTCTGCTGGAGGTTCAGAAGCACCTAGACCTGTCAAACGTGGCCAG CTACAAGAACATTTACCGAGACCTGGAGCAGAGCATCAAAGCCGCCGATGCGGTGGAGGACCTGCGGTGGTTCCGAGCCAACCACGGGCCAGGCATGTCCATGAACTGGCCACAGTTTGAG GAGTGGTCTGCAGACCTGAATCGAACTCTCAGccggagagagaagaagaaggctGCTGATGGTGTCACCCTGACAGGCATCAACCAGACGGGCGACCAGGCTCTGCAGAACAAGCCCAGCAG tGACCTTAGTGTCCCGAGCAACCCCGCACGGTCAGCGCAGTCATTGTCCAGCTACAACCCCTTCGAGGATGAGGACGACACGGGGAGCACCGTCAGTGAGAAGGAGGACATTAAGGCCAAAAA CGTGAGCAGCTTCGAGAAGACCCAGAGCTACCCCACTGACTGGTCCGATGACGAATCCAACAACCCGTTCTCCTCCACGGATGCCAACGGGGACTCAAACCCATTTGACGAGGACGCCACCTCGGGGACAGAAGTACGGGTCCGGGCGCTTTACGACTACGAGGGGCAGGAGCAGGATGAGCTGAGCTTCAAGGCGG GGGACGAGCTGACCAAGATAGAGGACGAGGATGAACAGGGCTGGTGCAAAGGACGCTTGGACAACGGGCAGGTCGGCCTGTACCCAGCCAATTACGTCGAGGCGATCCAGTGA